In the Candidatus Binatia bacterium genome, ACGTCGACCTAAGAGCAACCTCAAGCCTGGCGGCCGCCGGGTCGGGCTGGGCCTACTTTACTGGTCGGTGTTCCCACAGTAGAAAAGCTGCACCACCAGCACGCAAACGGAGGCAGTGTCATGGCAGCCGGCAATCGTGTGTTCGTCATCGGAGTCGGGATGACCAAGTTCGAACGCTGCGAGCGCGATGCCCGTGAGTTGGCCCAGGAGGCCGTGCTTGAGGCTCTAAAAGACGCAAGCATCGATTATGACAAAATCGAGCAAGCGTTTTGCGGCTACATCAACGGGATGAGTTGCCTCGGCCAGATCAGTTTGTACGGCATCGGCATGACCGGGATCCCCGTTTACAACGTCAACAATAACTGCGCCACCGGGTCCACCGCCTTGTACTTGGCGTATAACGCGGTGCGCTCGGGAATGAACCAGGCCGTGTTGGCTCTCGGCTTTGAGAAGATGCAAAAGGGACCCCTCGAAAACCAGCTCAAAGGCCTCGAACAGCTCAAAGAAGAAGCGGAGAAAGAAAATAAACCTCCAATTGCCGCGCGGATGTTTGGCGATGCGGGGCGCGATCACATGGAAAAGTACGGCACGAAACCTGAAACTTTCGCCAAGATTGCCGTAAAAAATCACCGCCACTCGGTGAACAATCCGCGGGCGCAGTACCAGCAGGCATTCTCCCTCGAGGAAATTCTCGCCTCTCGCATGGTCTATGACCCGCTGACCTTGCTGCAATGCTGTCCGACCAGCGACGGCGCCGCTGCAGCAGTGGTCGTGTCTGAGGAGTTTCTCCGCCGTCATCCGCATCCAGGTGCGATAGAAATTTGCGCGATGGCGATGGCCACGGATCGCATGGAGGATTGGTCGCGCGGTCGCATCGGCATGGTGGGGATGGGTATGACGGAACGGGCTGCACGTGCTGTGTACGAGCAAAGCGGCATCGGGATCGAAGACGTGCAGGTCGTGGAGCTCCACGACTGCTTCAGCACAAATGAACTGATCACGTACGAAGGCCTCGGCATGTGCAAGGAAGGGGAAGGAGAGAAGCTGGTTGAAGACGAGGCAACGACGTACGGGGGCAAGTGGGTGGTGAACCCCTCGGGTGGCTTGTTGTCGAAAGGACACCCGCTCGGTGCGACTGGCTTGGCGCAGTGTGCAGAGTTGGTATGGCAGTTGCGCGGGCAAGCGGACCGCCGGCAAGTGGAGAACGCCCGCATTGGCTTGCAGCACAACCTCGGTCTCGGCGGGGCCTGCGTGGTTGCGATGTATAAGCGCCCGTAGATTGAGCGAGCGGCACTCTCCCCGCGCAGACACCTTTGCCACAGCCGAGCGGGCGGATTCCCGCGCTCTAGCGTAAGGGGCGATGATTTTGCCCCGCGGCGTATGACCCAGCTACGGACTCCCGCTCGAATTTTCCCCGGCAGCAGTGCCCTTGCGTGGTGCGGCAGTTTGGGGATGGTCCGCACCGGGCGTTGCCCACGCGGGGAGCGGAAAGCTGCGCTAGCTCAG is a window encoding:
- a CDS encoding lipid-transfer protein, which encodes MAAGNRVFVIGVGMTKFERCERDARELAQEAVLEALKDASIDYDKIEQAFCGYINGMSCLGQISLYGIGMTGIPVYNVNNNCATGSTALYLAYNAVRSGMNQAVLALGFEKMQKGPLENQLKGLEQLKEEAEKENKPPIAARMFGDAGRDHMEKYGTKPETFAKIAVKNHRHSVNNPRAQYQQAFSLEEILASRMVYDPLTLLQCCPTSDGAAAAVVVSEEFLRRHPHPGAIEICAMAMATDRMEDWSRGRIGMVGMGMTERAARAVYEQSGIGIEDVQVVELHDCFSTNELITYEGLGMCKEGEGEKLVEDEATTYGGKWVVNPSGGLLSKGHPLGATGLAQCAELVWQLRGQADRRQVENARIGLQHNLGLGGACVVAMYKRP